Proteins found in one Brachyspira murdochii DSM 12563 genomic segment:
- the lysS gene encoding lysine--tRNA ligase produces MSENQNNSENTQNEKNTSAEKENRKEKLNTLRNMGINPFPNSYDVTYKSHDIAEKFDELEKNQTEVSIAGRIMLYRVMGKSSFLTIKDSQGTIQAYIQRDKVGDEFYNTVFKKLIDIGDIVGIKGTVFKTKTGEITVYASELKLLTKSLNPLPEKFHGLTDTELRYRQRYVDLIMNDDVKEAFIKRSKMISAIREVMIEHNFLEVETPMMHPLIGGAKAKPFVTHHNTLDMTLYLRIAPELYLKRLVVGGFDRVFELNRNFRNEGISTRHNPEFTMMEAYMAYANFYKVMELVEDVFSKVCYKLNGKYTSVYKDYEINFKPPFARVPMVDLVKEHSGLDFNAIESDDEAIEKAKSIGVEIDTSKTKPTKWEVMVAVFEDRVEEKLIQPTFVINYPKAVSPLSKSYPDNPDITERYELFIGGMELSNGFSELNDPVDQKERFEEQLKAKARGEDETMDMDLDYINALEYGLPPTGGLGIGIDRMAILFLNAASIRDTILFPQMRKSDQ; encoded by the coding sequence ATGTCAGAAAATCAAAATAATTCTGAAAATACGCAAAATGAAAAAAATACTAGTGCAGAAAAAGAAAACAGAAAAGAGAAATTAAACACATTAAGGAATATGGGTATTAATCCTTTTCCAAACAGCTATGATGTAACTTATAAGTCTCATGATATAGCAGAAAAATTTGATGAATTAGAAAAGAATCAGACAGAGGTATCCATTGCTGGAAGAATTATGCTTTACAGAGTAATGGGTAAATCTTCATTTTTAACTATAAAAGATTCTCAGGGTACTATTCAGGCTTATATACAAAGAGATAAGGTAGGCGATGAGTTTTATAATACAGTATTTAAAAAGTTAATAGATATAGGCGATATAGTAGGCATTAAAGGTACAGTTTTTAAAACTAAAACTGGAGAGATAACAGTATATGCAAGCGAATTAAAACTTCTTACTAAATCTCTTAATCCTCTTCCAGAAAAATTTCATGGACTTACAGATACAGAACTTCGCTACAGACAAAGATATGTTGATTTGATAATGAATGATGATGTAAAAGAAGCATTTATCAAACGTTCAAAAATGATATCAGCCATAAGAGAAGTAATGATAGAGCATAATTTTTTAGAAGTAGAAACTCCTATGATGCATCCTCTTATAGGCGGAGCTAAGGCAAAACCTTTTGTTACGCATCATAATACTTTGGATATGACTCTTTATCTTAGAATAGCACCAGAGCTTTATTTAAAAAGATTAGTAGTAGGCGGTTTTGACAGAGTATTTGAACTTAATAGAAATTTCCGCAATGAGGGAATATCTACAAGACATAATCCAGAGTTCACTATGATGGAAGCGTATATGGCATATGCCAACTTTTATAAGGTTATGGAATTGGTAGAAGATGTTTTTTCTAAAGTATGCTATAAACTAAATGGAAAATATACTTCGGTGTATAAAGATTATGAGATTAACTTTAAGCCTCCATTTGCAAGAGTTCCTATGGTAGATTTGGTTAAAGAACATTCTGGACTTGATTTTAATGCAATAGAGTCAGATGATGAAGCAATAGAAAAAGCAAAATCAATAGGTGTAGAAATAGATACTTCAAAAACTAAACCTACAAAATGGGAAGTTATGGTTGCTGTATTTGAAGACAGAGTTGAAGAAAAATTAATACAGCCTACATTTGTTATTAATTATCCTAAAGCAGTTTCTCCTCTTTCAAAATCATATCCTGACAATCCAGATATCACAGAAAGATATGAACTATTTATAGGAGGAATGGAGTTGTCTAATGGTTTCAGCGAACTTAATGATCCAGTGGATCAAAAAGAACGTTTTGAAGAACAGCTAAAAGCTAAAGCAAGAGGCGAAGATGAAACTATGGATATGGATTTGGACTATATCAATGCCTTAGAATACGGACTTCCTCCTACAGGCGGTCTTGGAAT
- a CDS encoding peptide ABC transporter substrate-binding protein, with the protein MKKNIFIIIFIASIFLFSCSANNKTSNDGIVVSVGGMPSSLDPAFAKGINTAVYITHTFETLTQRDEDGTIIPALAESWEAMSNNTVYIFYLRDNAKWSDGKEVTANDFVYTLRRLIDPKVASPFSLGFDIIKNAQSIMKGEKSLEELGVYALDDYTLKIELDIPLPYFEEAMASDIASPVRSDIIETYGEDWALSKDHYIGNGPYIITEYDEAVKIVMEKNPYYWDRDNVKAQKITFEFLEDVNTAVAAIYADSILFYPEAPENERASLIEQGIGREADITSIAYYMVNLKRKPFNNPLVRKALALGIDRNYIVNNVLGGGRVAADGFVPINVKIGTNYFREHAPEYISLKESDYQKNIEEAKKLLADAGYSDIKKFPIIELITTTNPSSLFAAEAIQNMYKNNLGIDLKLRYEEPTSYLQSIKDGSFQMIKAGTSVAYNQAAGYLRLFQLDGLGNDGGYTNAVYDYLVDIAMTNANEDIRIKAAYDAERILIEEDMAIIPIYYDKATVMQSKKLHGVKYDIFSVYDFRNAYIE; encoded by the coding sequence ATGAAGAAGAATATTTTTATAATAATTTTTATTGCTAGTATATTTTTATTTTCATGTTCTGCTAATAATAAAACATCTAATGATGGTATAGTAGTTTCTGTAGGAGGAATGCCAAGCAGTTTAGACCCAGCATTTGCTAAAGGCATAAATACAGCAGTTTACATAACACATACTTTTGAAACATTAACTCAAAGAGATGAAGACGGCACTATAATTCCTGCACTTGCTGAAAGCTGGGAGGCTATGAGCAATAATACTGTTTATATATTTTATTTAAGAGATAATGCAAAATGGTCGGACGGCAAAGAAGTTACAGCAAATGATTTTGTTTATACATTAAGAAGATTAATAGACCCGAAAGTTGCTTCTCCGTTTTCTTTAGGTTTTGATATAATAAAGAATGCTCAGAGTATAATGAAAGGAGAAAAGAGTTTAGAAGAGCTCGGAGTATATGCATTAGATGATTATACTTTGAAGATAGAACTTGATATACCGCTTCCATATTTTGAAGAGGCTATGGCTAGTGATATTGCTTCGCCTGTGAGAAGTGATATTATAGAAACTTACGGAGAGGATTGGGCTTTGAGTAAAGATCATTATATCGGAAACGGACCTTATATAATAACAGAATATGATGAGGCTGTAAAAATAGTGATGGAGAAAAACCCTTATTATTGGGATAGAGATAATGTAAAGGCTCAAAAAATTACTTTTGAGTTTTTGGAAGATGTGAATACTGCTGTTGCGGCAATTTATGCAGACAGTATATTATTTTATCCAGAGGCTCCAGAAAATGAAAGAGCTTCTTTAATAGAGCAGGGTATAGGAAGAGAGGCAGATATAACATCTATTGCCTACTATATGGTAAACTTGAAACGAAAACCTTTTAATAATCCTTTGGTAAGAAAAGCATTGGCACTTGGAATAGACAGAAACTATATAGTCAATAATGTTTTAGGCGGCGGCAGAGTTGCTGCTGACGGATTTGTGCCTATAAATGTAAAAATAGGAACTAATTATTTTAGAGAGCATGCACCAGAATATATTTCTCTAAAAGAAAGTGATTATCAGAAAAATATTGAAGAGGCTAAAAAACTTCTTGCAGATGCAGGATACAGCGATATAAAAAAATTCCCTATTATAGAATTAATAACAACTACTAATCCGTCATCTTTATTTGCTGCAGAAGCTATTCAAAACATGTATAAAAATAATTTAGGTATAGATTTAAAATTAAGATATGAAGAGCCCACATCATATTTGCAGTCAATAAAAGACGGAAGTTTTCAAATGATTAAGGCTGGTACTAGTGTAGCCTATAATCAGGCTGCTGGTTATTTAAGACTTTTTCAGCTTGACGGACTTGGTAATGACGGCGGATATACTAATGCAGTTTATGATTATTTAGTTGATATTGCTATGACTAATGCTAACGAAGATATAAGAATAAAAGCAGCATATGATGCAGAACGCATACTTATAGAAGAGGATATGGCTATAATACCAATATATTATGATAAGGCTACTGTTATGCAAAGCAAAAAACTGCATGGTGTAAAATACGATATATTTTCTGTGTATGATTTTAGAAATGCTTATATAGAATAG
- a CDS encoding RNA 2'-phosphotransferase, translating to MINDRLNNDKLTKEEVKISKFISMVLRHRPEYIGLKLSKDGWANVYELIEKIKSKGKNIDKDILDRVVLYNDKKRFSFNENHTLIRANQGHSIDVDLEFEEKEPPDILFHGTSINNIDSIKKEGIKKMKRLHVHLSLTEDIAKKVGERHGKPAIIKINAKQMYEDGIKFYLSENKVWLCDYVDSKYILGIIE from the coding sequence ATGATAAATGATAGATTAAATAATGATAAATTAACTAAAGAAGAAGTAAAAATTAGTAAGTTCATAAGTATGGTATTGAGGCACAGACCGGAGTATATAGGTCTTAAATTATCAAAAGACGGATGGGCTAATGTTTATGAACTAATAGAGAAAATAAAATCAAAAGGAAAAAATATTGATAAAGATATACTTGATAGAGTGGTGCTTTATAATGATAAAAAGAGATTTAGTTTTAATGAAAATCATACTTTAATAAGGGCGAATCAAGGACATAGTATAGATGTAGATTTAGAGTTTGAAGAAAAAGAACCTCCAGATATTTTATTTCATGGAACTTCAATTAATAATATAGACAGCATAAAAAAAGAAGGTATTAAAAAAATGAAAAGACTTCATGTCCATTTATCATTAACAGAAGATATTGCCAAAAAAGTTGGAGAGCGTCATGGAAAACCTGCTATAATAAAGATTAATGCTAAACAGATGTATGAAGACGGTATTAAGTTTTATTTATCAGAAAATAAGGTTTGGCTTTGTGATTATGTAGATTCAAAATATATTTTAGGTATTATTGAATAG
- a CDS encoding gamma-glutamyl-gamma-aminobutyrate hydrolase family protein, giving the protein MAVIGLSGNLLYENSSIPKAFVNRSYVDSVIRSKGVPFLMPITEDEEIIKKMAENVDGIIMTGGVDVHPFRFNEEPIEKIGTISAERDDFDFKLMKYAAEMNKPILGICRGIQVINVYFGGTLIQDIPAQRNTNILHSQTAEYHVATHKIQIVKDSIIYDMLGESSEVNSFHHQAIDKLAKDFKVTAASKDGIVEAIEYKKKDSFILGVQWHPELMSAKSVKMQNIFDMFVEVCRSRK; this is encoded by the coding sequence ATGGCTGTTATAGGTTTATCCGGAAATCTCTTATATGAAAATAGTTCTATACCAAAAGCATTTGTTAATCGTTCATATGTTGATTCTGTTATAAGGTCAAAAGGAGTGCCTTTTTTAATGCCTATTACAGAAGACGAAGAAATAATAAAGAAAATGGCTGAAAATGTTGACGGTATTATAATGACTGGAGGTGTTGATGTTCACCCTTTTAGATTTAATGAAGAGCCTATAGAAAAAATCGGTACTATATCTGCTGAAAGAGATGACTTTGATTTTAAATTGATGAAATATGCTGCTGAAATGAATAAACCAATACTTGGAATATGCAGAGGAATACAGGTTATAAATGTATATTTTGGAGGCACTTTAATACAGGATATACCTGCTCAAAGAAATACAAATATACTTCATAGCCAAACTGCAGAATATCATGTAGCCACACATAAAATACAAATAGTGAAAGATAGTATTATTTATGATATGCTTGGTGAGAGTTCAGAGGTTAATAGCTTTCATCATCAGGCTATAGATAAATTAGCTAAAGATTTTAAAGTTACAGCTGCTTCAAAGGACGGAATAGTTGAAGCTATAGAATACAAGAAAAAAGATTCTTTTATTTTAGGAGTACAATGGCACCCAGAATTAATGAGTGCTAAAAGTGTAAAAATGCAGAATATTTTTGATATGTTTGTAGAAGTATGCAGGTCAAGAAAATAA
- a CDS encoding DEAD/DEAH box helicase, with product MNTRGKSKKKIKENDNPFLNLNANAKENDELAKASIKTIANSVVITESDNKRIDRNKKEESAQIIDPSRKNWLYYTRSPLMDNYRDNLYREYYSLSVLLSLRGDNNNERTLGLSLKLIDLENKKEYRVGELESFLFSCVIGDKQSIEDIEKTIELEDFSKSEAKLIRFLNNLYAEAKQIQENGKLWFKDYNAYQCLLLLKDVPNIRLESRVITFSDEILNLHLESYYNEEKDLVLNLSIKDVDLNRVYTFGENCDFILYKDIFYETNPSYPKIKKNIFKDSIIVKKDYIKDFCSRVLPNLKKDFDDIELPEDIRENDILAFPAQALVFLDYDGTNVFSTIKFKYGSFTVDPYSGKFTSSNMFDNEVTEIYRDTEKEEYFCRTLSKYLEKVGDYTFATSDDEKIFYLCYKILPALQDRGWTCYYSESFKSLKLNVKPLKMRVSLTKDINFFEINFSFEGVKELHDLSDIVRAVKVENKEYIRLQNGSFVPIDLEVIDYIAKMFKENPIEQKEDNRYLLPMFSAPYFADMLEKHSGIELDLDDNAIDTIANIKRVDYDETPPKTIVGDFRSYQLVGYKWLRKLADMSLNGILADDMGLGKSFQTIATILKEKENGNKLTSLVVAPTSCVANWECEIKKFAPSLEVIVLSGNLKTRMKKIKAVSNYDVAVISYSTLRRDVKALSENEFNYLILDEAQHIKNANTQNAKMVKSLKSLKRLALSGTPIENSISEMWSMFDFLMPGFLGKHKDFVEDYEAPILAGLDSSSEALDNLKTRIAPFILRRLKTDVLTDLPPKHTVVSYCDLTKDQKELYMSILEAARIEIFETVKRKGFAQSHIEIFSALTRLRQVCCHPRLMHDDLRGESHTSGKFNMFIEMIREAISGGHSVLVFSSFTRMLNLMRSAFKKLGIDYFYLDGATKDRMDLVHRFNAGEAPVFLLSLKAAGTGLTLTQADTVMHYDLWWNPAVEDQATDRAYRIGQKRVVTNYKLITRGTIEEKILELQNKKRVLIDTVVGDSMGDINKLSWDEVKNLIN from the coding sequence ATGAACACTAGGGGTAAGTCTAAAAAGAAAATTAAGGAAAATGATAATCCTTTTTTAAATCTTAATGCAAATGCAAAAGAAAATGATGAGCTTGCAAAGGCTTCTATCAAAACTATAGCAAACAGTGTTGTTATCACAGAAAGCGATAATAAGAGAATAGATAGAAATAAAAAAGAGGAATCCGCTCAAATAATAGATCCTTCGCGTAAGAATTGGCTTTATTATACCAGATCTCCTTTAATGGATAATTACAGAGATAATCTTTATAGAGAATATTACAGCCTTTCGGTTCTTTTATCTTTAAGGGGGGATAACAATAACGAAAGAACATTAGGGCTTTCTTTAAAATTAATAGACTTAGAAAATAAAAAAGAGTACAGAGTAGGGGAGCTTGAGAGTTTCTTATTTTCATGTGTTATAGGCGATAAACAAAGCATAGAAGATATTGAAAAAACTATAGAGCTTGAAGATTTTAGTAAATCAGAGGCTAAATTAATAAGATTTTTAAATAATTTGTATGCTGAGGCTAAACAAATACAGGAAAACGGCAAATTATGGTTTAAGGACTATAATGCATATCAATGTTTGCTATTATTAAAAGATGTTCCAAATATAAGGCTTGAGAGTAGAGTTATAACATTCAGCGATGAAATTTTAAACTTACATTTAGAAAGCTATTATAACGAAGAAAAAGATTTAGTGCTTAATTTGAGCATCAAAGATGTTGATTTAAATAGAGTATATACATTTGGGGAGAACTGTGATTTTATACTTTATAAAGATATTTTTTATGAAACTAATCCGTCATACCCTAAAATAAAAAAGAATATTTTTAAAGACAGCATAATAGTAAAAAAAGATTATATAAAAGATTTCTGTTCAAGAGTACTTCCTAATCTTAAAAAAGACTTTGATGATATAGAACTTCCAGAAGATATTAGAGAAAATGATATATTAGCTTTTCCAGCTCAAGCATTGGTATTTTTGGATTATGACGGCACTAATGTATTTTCAACTATTAAATTTAAATACGGTTCTTTTACTGTTGACCCTTATTCTGGTAAGTTTACAAGCAGTAATATGTTTGATAATGAAGTTACAGAGATTTACAGAGATACTGAAAAAGAAGAATATTTCTGCAGAACATTATCAAAATATTTGGAAAAGGTAGGAGATTATACTTTTGCTACTTCAGATGATGAGAAGATATTTTATTTATGCTACAAAATACTTCCGGCACTTCAGGATAGAGGCTGGACTTGTTATTACAGCGAATCTTTCAAATCATTAAAATTGAATGTTAAGCCTCTTAAAATGAGAGTTTCTTTAACTAAAGATATTAACTTCTTTGAGATTAATTTTTCTTTTGAAGGTGTTAAAGAGCTTCATGATTTATCAGATATTGTAAGGGCTGTAAAAGTAGAAAATAAAGAATATATAAGACTTCAAAATGGTTCATTTGTACCTATAGATTTGGAAGTAATAGATTATATTGCAAAGATGTTTAAAGAAAATCCTATAGAGCAAAAAGAGGATAACAGATACTTGCTTCCTATGTTTAGTGCTCCTTATTTTGCCGATATGCTTGAAAAACACAGCGGAATAGAGCTTGACTTGGACGATAATGCAATAGACACAATAGCGAATATAAAAAGGGTAGATTATGACGAAACACCTCCAAAAACTATAGTAGGAGATTTCAGGAGCTATCAATTAGTAGGGTATAAATGGCTTAGAAAATTGGCTGATATGTCATTAAACGGTATACTTGCTGACGATATGGGGCTTGGAAAAAGTTTTCAGACTATAGCTACAATACTAAAAGAAAAAGAAAACGGCAATAAACTTACTTCTTTGGTTGTTGCTCCTACTTCATGCGTTGCTAATTGGGAATGCGAGATTAAAAAATTTGCTCCTTCTCTTGAAGTAATAGTATTATCAGGAAATTTAAAAACTAGAATGAAAAAGATTAAAGCAGTCAGCAATTATGATGTTGCTGTAATATCATATTCTACATTAAGACGCGATGTAAAGGCACTTAGTGAAAATGAGTTTAATTATCTTATACTAGATGAGGCACAGCATATAAAAAATGCTAATACTCAGAATGCAAAAATGGTTAAAAGTTTAAAATCATTAAAAAGACTTGCTCTAAGCGGTACGCCTATAGAAAACAGTATAAGCGAGATGTGGTCTATGTTTGATTTTCTTATGCCGGGATTTTTGGGTAAGCATAAAGATTTTGTTGAAGATTATGAAGCTCCTATACTTGCAGGATTAGATAGTTCAAGCGAGGCTTTGGATAATTTAAAGACAAGAATAGCTCCTTTTATATTAAGAAGATTAAAAACTGATGTACTTACAGATTTGCCTCCTAAACATACTGTTGTAAGCTACTGCGATTTGACAAAAGATCAAAAAGAACTTTATATGTCTATACTTGAAGCTGCTAGAATAGAAATATTTGAAACAGTTAAACGTAAAGGTTTTGCTCAGTCTCATATAGAGATATTTTCAGCATTAACAAGGTTAAGACAAGTTTGCTGCCACCCTAGACTTATGCATGATGATTTGAGAGGGGAGAGTCATACAAGCGGTAAGTTTAACATGTTTATAGAGATGATAAGAGAGGCTATTTCAGGCGGACATAGTGTATTGGTATTTAGCTCATTTACTAGAATGCTTAATCTTATGCGTAGTGCTTTCAAGAAATTGGGAATAGATTATTTTTATTTGGACGGTGCTACAAAAGACAGAATGGATTTAGTTCACAGATTTAATGCAGGAGAGGCACCTGTATTTTTACTAAGCTTAAAAGCAGCAGGTACTGGACTTACTTTAACTCAGGCGGATACTGTAATGCATTATGATTTATGGTGGAATCCAGCTGTTGAAGATCAAGCTACTGACAGAGCGTACAGAATAGGACAAAAACGCGTTGTAACTAATTATAAGCTCATAACAAGAGGCACTATAGAAGAGAAAATATTAGAACTTCAAAATAAAAAGCGAGTACTAATTGATACTGTTGTAGGTGACTCTATGGGAGACATAAATAAATTAAGCTGGGACGAAGTAAAGAATCTTATTAATTAA